The nucleotide window ACCGGGCAGCCGGGCGCCCAGCGACCACAGCCCGCTGGCCAGGTCCTGTGCCTGCATCGCGCCGAACCACTCGACCACCTCGGCGACGGTGCCGGGTCGGGTGTTCGGGTGTGGGCGCAGCAGCAGGCTGGTCATCCGCAGCGCCAGCGCGTCGGCCGCGCTGAGGTCGACAGGCATCGGCAGCCCTTCCCGAGGAGAGGGCCCAGTTTAGGAGCCGTCCGCATCGCCAGGGCACACCGGCCGGTACGCGGGCCGACAGCCGGAGCACCGCGTACGCGGCGGCATGTTCGCGCGTCGGGCGGGCACGCGAGGGCTCAGTTGATGAGGTCGAGGCCGGTCAGGTCCGCCGACAGAGCCCAGAGGCGGGCTGCCGCGCTGTCGTCGGTGGGGCTGGTGTCGGTGCGGCGGCAGTCCACGCAGTAGTCGCCGCCGTTCGCGTCGAGGTGAGGTGACGTGGCGGCCCAGACCTGGGTGGCCGCGCCCTGCTCGACGGTCTTGAACAGGCCCGGAGCGGAATTGCCGTCCGCGTCGATCCAGCCCGCTGTGACCATCTCCTCGATGGCGAGGTGTCGTTGCAGAGGGGTGCGGATCCAGCCAGGGTTGACGGAGAAGGCCCGGACGCCGTGCGGTCTGCCGAGCAGGTCGAGGTGTCGGGCGAACAGGACGTTCGCGAGTTTGGACTGGGTGTAGGCCTCCCACTTGTCGTAGCCGCGCTCGAACTGCACGTCGTCCCACCGGATTCGCCACGCCGGGTCGCGCCCGGAGGCGACCGCGACGACACGAGCCGTG belongs to Micromonospora ureilytica and includes:
- a CDS encoding SDR family NAD(P)-dependent oxidoreductase gives rise to the protein MTSDTTHTTFGAHSTTGDVLTGIDLTGRTAVVTGGYSGLGLATTLALTRAGARVVVPALRPDAAQRALADAAGVEIEVDKIDLADLASVRAFTERFLSSHPALDILIASAGVMACPETRVGPGWEAQFAINHLGHYALANLLWPALTAAGTARVVAVASGRDPAWRIRWDDVQFERGYDKWEAYTQSKLANVLFARHLDLLGRPHGVRAFSVNPGWIRTPLQRHLAIEEMVTAGWIDADGNSAPGLFKTVEQGAATQVWAATSPHLDANGGDYCVDCRRTDTSPTDDSAAARLWALSADLTGLDLIN